AAGATAGCTCGATTTCTTCGAATTTGAGGAATATTGAAAGCAGGGACTATAATATCTACTGTATTATACTTAAGGCCACATCAAGTATCAAAACCTTAACATTATCTTCTTTGTAGAATAAAAAGACATTGAACATAAATCATcccataaaatatataattccATTTTATGCATGTTATCAAGATGTGGATGAATATAAGTTCTCTTTTTCCTCATCCTTTTCCCATCCTATTAATTTATTCTAACTTCTTTCAATATCTCACACAACCTTCATTAAAGGGATAAAACAAAAGGGAGTATCAACAATGTAAAGtgtgaaaaaggaaaaggaaaattaaAGTAGTCCAAGACGAGAATAATTTGCTTATGGGTATTATAGTTTTTGAAGGCTCAAAATAAGTATTTATTTGAGACCAAGGTTCTTTGAGAAACCATTGATTCCTTCCTGCAAGAACCATTAGATATAGCCTTTTTTGCCTTTGCTCTTTGCAAGAAGTTACCATCCCTTATCTTTTCTCCCCCtcttttttctatatattttccCATCTCCTCTTCTCTCCAAAAacccactttattctccctccAACTCAACCCTAAATACACCCCTCACCTCACCCCTTCTCTTTGTGTTTACAAAcattcatatcatattatttGGTGTAACTCCATCCACAAATATCCATCTCTTCacatacaaaaaaattgaagattgctcaatttatgttatagatcaagaaatgaaGGCATCTCCATCCGAACTTAGCTTTGACACGAAACCCCAAATCTACTCCATGCTCCCAAAATCCTTAGGAGATGAAGCAAGCAACCACACACAGAAACTCGAAGACTTCCTCAGCCGGTTGGAGGAAGAGTGCCTCAAGATCGACGCCTTCAAGCGCGAGCTCCCCCTCTGTATGCAACTCCTCGCCAACGGTAAAATCTTAAAGCCTCAATTAACCAAACCTAGCTAGTTTTCTTCTTCTACTTGATCGATGTTTGGTGGCAGCAATGGAGGCGTCGCGGCAGCAGCTGCAGTCGGAGAGGGCCAGCCAAGGCGGAGGTGGAAGGCCGGTGCTGGAAGAGTTCATTCCTCTAAAGAAATCGAATTCATCCAAGGCTGAGATGGGCGAAGGAAACACTTACGCAGATAAAGCTAACTGGATGACATCTGCGCAGCTATGGAATGAGGGGGCCAAGGCCCCCCAGTTTCCATTGGCGACGACGTCGCCTCAAGAGACTGAGATCAAGCTTGCCTTGAATTGCAAGCAGAGAGCGAACGGAAGCGGGGGTTTTCTCCCGTTTTCGCCCTCCGGTGAGGCGTATCCGGAGCTAGCCCTCGCCTCGTCACACAAGGAGGAGATGGATGAGAAAAGGAGCTCGTCGGAGACGAAGAGGGACAGTGTGGACAAGGAGCAGGGCTGTGGGACCGCGACGAATGGTGCGCAGACTCACCGGAAGGCAAGGAGGTGCTGGTCGCCGGATTTGCACCGCCGCTTTGTTAATGCTCTCCACATGTTGGGTGGCTCACAAGGTagggattttttatttttattttttaataaaaaaaaactcagcTCA
This sequence is a window from Salvia splendens isolate huo1 chromosome 5, SspV2, whole genome shotgun sequence. Protein-coding genes within it:
- the LOC121805004 gene encoding myb family transcription factor EFM-like isoform X2, whose translation is MKASPSELSFDTKPQIYSMLPKSLGDEASNHTQKLEDFLSRLEEECLKIDAFKRELPLCMQLLANAMEASRQQLQSERASQGGGGRPVLEEFIPLKKSNSSKAEMGEGNTYADKANWMTSAQLWNEGAKAPQFPLATTSPQETEIKLALNCKQRANGSGGFLPFSPSGEAYPELALASSHKEEMDEKRSSSETKRDSVDKEQGCGTATNGAQTHRKARRCWSPDLHRRFVNALHMLGGSQATPKQIRELMKVDGLTNDEVKSHLQKYRLHTRRPSPSPQAAVTAAPQVVVLGGIWVPQEYGGAQAALYGAAPFNAPMQQDMYPAIAPPPPSHPHAAPIQHQHLQLYNKPPPLTQRNSSPGSGGDPSESIEDGKSESGSWKADSGGDNSGERRRVEGEESNASVVSLKF
- the LOC121805004 gene encoding myb family transcription factor EFM-like isoform X1, with protein sequence MKASPSELSFDTKPQIYSMLPKSLGDEASNHTQKLEDFLSRLEEECLKIDAFKRELPLCMQLLANAMEASRQQLQSERASQGGGGRPVLEEFIPLKKSNSSKAEMGEGNTYADKANWMTSAQLWNEGAKAPQFPLATTSPQETEIKLALNCKQRANGSGGFLPFSPSGEAYPELALASSHKEEMDEKRSSSETKRDSVDKEQGCGTATNGAQTHRKARRCWSPDLHRRFVNALHMLGGSQVATPKQIRELMKVDGLTNDEVKSHLQKYRLHTRRPSPSPQAAVTAAPQVVVLGGIWVPQEYGGAQAALYGAAPFNAPMQQDMYPAIAPPPPSHPHAAPIQHQHLQLYNKPPPLTQRNSSPGSGGDPSESIEDGKSESGSWKADSGGDNSGERRRVEGEESNASVVSLKF